DNA sequence from the Anaeromusa acidaminophila DSM 3853 genome:
TTTACATACTTGTTTATTGCATCTTTCAATTCATCATAGCTGTAATAAACGACGCCGTAGTACATTTCTTGTTTCATAATTCCAAAGAAGTTTTCCATTACCGAATTGTCATGACAGTTTCCCTTGCGAGACATACTTTGATATATTTTATTGGCCTT
Encoded proteins:
- a CDS encoding IS3 family transposase codes for the protein KANKIYQSMSRKGNCHDNSVMENFFGIMKQEMYYGVVYYSYDELKDAINKYVKYYNEQRIKQSLGWMSPLEYRLHLNAA